Within Terriglobales bacterium, the genomic segment ACGTCTACAACGAACAGACTCGTCTCGGCGAGCCGCCGGTGGACATGCGCTTGTAACTGTTGAGTGGTAGCCAGAACTCGCGAAGCGTACGTCGTCGCATAAGCCTCAGGCAGGCTGGCACATCCTAGAATTGAAAAGGCCACCATCCCGTATTTGTTGAAAACCTCTTCGCTAGTTTTAAGGAGACCTCCCTTCAACGCTACTGGTAGTTGTGCAACACTTTTTTCCAAATAGTCTGACAACACTTTGGAGATGTGTTTAGCCGCCTGAACGCGGTCGCTTTTCTGGGGATACTTTTGAGTGTCCACAAAAGAAGGATGGATCCCCTTTTCGTTCTCAAGGCCGTTTATATCAGTGTTGCGGATAAGACCGCTCAATATGCTGCTAACTTGGCCGAGACCATGTTCTTTATGGATAGCTTTGATGGTCTTGTCGGCAAGATCATCGCCGAGCTGGAACATCATCTTTTGAAAAGCAGGTTCTCGGATGCGATCATTCATTTTGCAAGTCCCCTTAGCCGGCGCGTGACTGTTCGAGCAGCGCCCGGGCGTCCTTAAGATCAGGCGTTTCAAACCCTTCGGTGAATGATCCGTAGACATTGGCCAGCGACGACCGGGCCTTGCTATCGCCGCGCCGCGTCAACTTCAAACGAAGCAGACTGCTTGCCGAACGCAACTCCCAGGACCTCGCACCCTGACGGCGAGCGACGTCCATTCCTTGCAGGAAAGCGGCTTCTGCGCCTTCTTCATCTCTTTGAGACTGACACAGCAGCAGTTCGCCTCTCAACCGATGCAATTCGGCTTCGTAGTATTCCTCGTTGGTGGTGTGTACTTCGGCCAGTGCGAGGTCGAGAACTGTCAGACCCTCTTCGGCCCGGCCCGACCTGCCCAGAGCGTCAGCGAGTAGCCCGAGTTGATGGGGCCGCGTCGACTGTGCTCCCAGAGTTCGCCAAGCATCAGTCGCGCCGCGCAGAAGTGCGACGCTGCCCTCCAAGTCATTCGATTGGCCAAGCGCCCAACCAAGAGTGTAGTTCGCAGCCAACGACCATATTGGAAATCCATGCGTGGAAGAAAACGCGATTCCCTCCTCGGCCAACTGCTTCGCGGTTTCGACGTTGCGGCAGAACTGATGAAGCGTCGCGGAACACGCGAGAGCGTACGCAAGCGTGTGGCTATGCCCCAGCTGGCGTGCATGTTTAAGCAACTCGCCGCATTTTGCGAGCGCCTGGTCGGGATAACCCTGTATCCATAACGTCCATGCTAGAAAAGTAAGACTTCCAACTGCGGGATCCTGTCCATAAACGTGAGCGTGGCCCCGATGCTTTTCGATGTCGTATATTTCCAGAGCTCTCTCGCAATGCACACGGGCCGACTCGAAATTGCCCATATAAAAAATACTCATGCTATGCGACGCATGCGCTTCCAGAAGAAGGTCGGTATCGTTTTGGTGTTCAGCTAGGTTGAGTAGCTGTTGTCCTATCTCAGTAGAATTCTTGAACTGGCTGCGGACCAGGTAGTACGCCCACAATCCCCAAAGAACAGGCGAAAGCTGGGGCGGCGAACCAAGTTGCTTGCACAATTCGTGCGCCCGCTCGTAGGCGCGCTGTACGTCCGGAGCGCTATAGCCTTTCGCGAAGATCAGAGCCATACCCAGGCTGGCTTGTAGCATCAGCTCCTGTTGCAGATTTTCAGGAGTGCGAGACGCGCCTTGCAGGAGTTCCAAGCCCTTGGTGAGATGCGCGATCGCCTCCAGGTTGGCCGAACGTGTCATCGCCTGTCTCGCAGCCACGGCCAGATACTGAACTGTTCGATTCGAGTCTGCCGCTGCACCCGCCTGCCAAAGGTGATGCGCTAGCTCTTCGGCGTAGTCCTCCACAGATTTCGAATAGATCCGCTCGATGGCGTCGGCTACGTCCAGATGTAACCTTTGACGTCGCGGCAAAGATATTCCACTTACGACCGCCTGACGGATTAGCTCATGTGAAAATCTGAACCGAGCCTGCGGATATTCCAAGGTTGAGGATATCAAACCAGTTCTTTCCAACTCCTCAACGTGGTCGAGGAGCCGATCAGCTTCTGTGTGGGTAGAGGCTTCCAGGAGTTCGAACGTGAAGGAACGGCCAATTACCGCCGCCGAGTTTAGAATTTTTCGCGTTTCATCGCCGAGCCGTGCAAGCCGCCTGCTGATGACGAGTCGAAGGCTGTGCGGCACGTTAATCTCGCTCAGTTTCGGGTCTTCACGAAACTCTCCCGAGGAATCGATCAGCTTCCCTTGCTCCACCAGGTGGCGAAACAGCTCCTCGATGAAGAAGGGGTTGCCCTCAGTATTCAGATAGAAAAATTTCACCACCGATTCAGGCGGCCGCTGCCCGCTGAGCGCACACAGCATCTCAGCGACCGCGTCCTTCGGAAGACCCCCCAGCGTTATGCGTTCGACCAGACGTTGCTGCATCAATTGTTCGAGGGTCTTGATAAACTGGCCTGCCGGGTCCAGCTCAGAGTCGCGATAAGTGCCGACGACCAGAACCGGTATCTTTGGAATCAGTTGCGCCAGGTGATTCAATAGCAGCAATGTTCCCTCATCGGCCCACTGCAGATCGTCCAAAAGGAACAGCACAGGCGTGTTGCGAGCGACGCGCGCGACCAGTTCATTAACTGCGCCAAACAGAATTCTGCGTGATTGTTCGGGCGGGAGCTCCATTGGCGGGGGAATATCCGGAAACTGCCGTCGCAACTGCGGTAAGAGTCGAGCCATCTCAGGAGCGTCGTTGCCCAACGCCTGGCGGAACGTCAGCTGGTCCGGCGTTTGCGCGATCGCCGCTTCCAAGATTTCGACAAACGGTATGAAGGGCACTGGATCGTCGCGATCGTAGCAACTACCTACCAACGTCAGCATTCCTCGATGTGAAGCGTTTCTGCCGACCTCCGCTGCGATACGTGTTTTTCCGACGCCTGCGGCGCCTCCGATAAGCACTATCTTTCCGGTGCCATTGAGCGCTTGCTCGAGAGCGCGAGCGAGGGTGGTGCTTTCCGCTTCTCGTCCTACGAAGGCGGTTCCTTCTGTGAACGCGCGCAGGAAGCTGGACTCGTGCTGTGAGAAAAGCAGTTCAGACGCGGCCGCTTCGTCCTGAGGGCTGGGGCTTCCCAGGGAGAATTGCCATGAGACGCGGGTGCGCGGATCGGGAACACAGGAGCAAAACGAGCCGGTTTTGATCGAGCGCTCGAGTAGCTCGCCCATCGCCTCGTGCCGCTCGGAAATCTTCTGAATCGCGGCCTTAATCGCGCGAGTAACGTTGAGTCGCGCGCGTTCAGCGGCAGAGCCTGCCCGCCGGTCGCGGCCACCTCTTCCCACCGCGCGGGTGAGCTCGCGCGTCAGGAACTCAATGTCAGACTCAATCTGTTCGGCGCGCTCGTGGTTGCCGCGCTCGCGCAGGTCTTCGAGCTGTTCGTTCAGTTGGAGCAGCTTGCGCTTGTAGTCTTGCTTAGCCTTCGCATCCAGCATCTCACCGGCGTCACCGGTCAGCCCCCGACGAAAGGTAACACCGATATCAAGTGAACTCTCGTGCTTTTCGACGCGTTCACTTTCGGAGGTGATGCTTGTGTCAGCACCGCCTAGGAGGTCGAGCGCGTGAAATTCCTCGCCTGGATGCTGCAGTAAGCGCTGAATGCAACTGAGACCCTTGATGTCTTTAAGCGGAAAGGTGGCGCCGCCATAACCGAGCGTCCAGTACTCGCCGCTTACCGCAAAAATGCCGGTCTCCGTGGCGGGCTTACCGAGCGACTCGGCACCCCTCTTGCCGCTACCCAACTTT encodes:
- a CDS encoding AAA family ATPase, with amino-acid sequence MGSGKRGAESLGKPATETGIFAVSGEYWTLGYGGATFPLKDIKGLSCIQRLLQHPGEEFHALDLLGGADTSITSESERVEKHESSLDIGVTFRRGLTGDAGEMLDAKAKQDYKRKLLQLNEQLEDLRERGNHERAEQIESDIEFLTRELTRAVGRGGRDRRAGSAAERARLNVTRAIKAAIQKISERHEAMGELLERSIKTGSFCSCVPDPRTRVSWQFSLGSPSPQDEAAASELLFSQHESSFLRAFTEGTAFVGREAESTTLARALEQALNGTGKIVLIGGAAGVGKTRIAAEVGRNASHRGMLTLVGSCYDRDDPVPFIPFVEILEAAIAQTPDQLTFRQALGNDAPEMARLLPQLRRQFPDIPPPMELPPEQSRRILFGAVNELVARVARNTPVLFLLDDLQWADEGTLLLLNHLAQLIPKIPVLVVGTYRDSELDPAGQFIKTLEQLMQQRLVERITLGGLPKDAVAEMLCALSGQRPPESVVKFFYLNTEGNPFFIEELFRHLVEQGKLIDSSGEFREDPKLSEINVPHSLRLVISRRLARLGDETRKILNSAAVIGRSFTFELLEASTHTEADRLLDHVEELERTGLISSTLEYPQARFRFSHELIRQAVVSGISLPRRQRLHLDVADAIERIYSKSVEDYAEELAHHLWQAGAAADSNRTVQYLAVAARQAMTRSANLEAIAHLTKGLELLQGASRTPENLQQELMLQASLGMALIFAKGYSAPDVQRAYERAHELCKQLGSPPQLSPVLWGLWAYYLVRSQFKNSTEIGQQLLNLAEHQNDTDLLLEAHASHSMSIFYMGNFESARVHCERALEIYDIEKHRGHAHVYGQDPAVGSLTFLAWTLWIQGYPDQALAKCGELLKHARQLGHSHTLAYALACSATLHQFCRNVETAKQLAEEGIAFSSTHGFPIWSLAANYTLGWALGQSNDLEGSVALLRGATDAWRTLGAQSTRPHQLGLLADALGRSGRAEEGLTVLDLALAEVHTTNEEYYEAELHRLRGELLLCQSQRDEEGAEAAFLQGMDVARRQGARSWELRSASSLLRLKLTRRGDSKARSSLANVYGSFTEGFETPDLKDARALLEQSRAG